The Ranitomeya variabilis isolate aRanVar5 chromosome 7, aRanVar5.hap1, whole genome shotgun sequence DNA window ttatggccatagagggctcctagtgctgaaacatgaacctttaaggtgtttacagttagacctagttctctccctttttgaagaaactccaggatagaatgtatcggaatttctgatgagttggtagatgtatggaattgaaaaaactttctccatactcttgtatagatttttgtggtggagggttttctactatggagaagcgtatcaattaaaccccccgagaatcctctcgatcttagcatctgcctctcaagttccaggccgtcaggtggagattgtccacctgagggtggaaaaacggaccctggaagagaaggttgggcgttgaggggaggacccaaggatctgagaccgacatggtctgtagccatgaaaaccatggtctcttgggccagaatggagctatgagtacaactctcgccccttcttccctgattttgcgtataacttgaggtagcaatatgatcggaggaaacgcgtacgccagactgaactgccaaggggcttggagagcgtccagaatgtccggatgatccgctggagatagagaagcaaatctccggacttttctgtttttccttgtggcgaaaagatctatctgaggacggccccaaagagatattatgtccagaaatatttgctggtttagacaccactctccttgcctcagggtgtgtcggcttaagaagtccgcctgctgattgcttgctccccttatgtgcagtgcagtaagggatgttaggtgactttctgctagatttaagatttccgtagcagaagacatcagagtctctgatcgtgtacctccttgccgatttagatacgccactgtggtggtgttgtcggacaggactctgacgtctttcccccgaatctgtgggaggaaatggtataaggcgtattttacagcattcagttctttgaagttagaggagctgcaattttcttccatgctccatgatccctggcaataatcgttccccatatgagcgccccatccatgaggactggcgtcagtggttatggtgtgagatggcgttattacccatggaaccccactcaacaaatggtttgagtctagccaccactctaaggaagttaaaacctcctgagataaggttatttttgtatttaggtgaccaaataaccgtctatcctcttgtaataTTTGATGTTGTAGTACTCGggtatggtgttgagcccatctcactgctggtatacaagagataagagaccctaataatgacatggcttgtcttagggatatacgaggattatttattgcggctaggactttgtgtctgatcagtaggatttttacctgcggcaggagacacttttgagatatggagtctaactggaaccccaagaacgcctgacgggaaagcggagtgagtctggatttgtcggtattgattatccagcccaggtcctgtagggaggaaattgcgtgagccaaacgatcagcacattgagtaactgaatttcctattaccaaaaagtcatccagatagggcactatcaaagtttccttctggcgtaggtatgccatcacctctagcattatcttggtgaagatcctcggcgctgttgagaggccgaagggtaaggccgcatactggaagtgacgaacctcgttgttgattttcaccgccactctgaggaatttttggtatctgttatgaatggggagatgatagtaagcatcctttagatcaatgccccccatcatacagtttgggaagaggagttttatggtggacctaatggactccattttaaatgtataattttcaatgaatgaattgagttttttaagatttatgatggttctgaaagaaccgtcgggcttagagattaggaataggggagagtagaatcccctaccctcctgtcccatcggtacttggactaggacccgttttgatattagggtttgaatttcaagctctagagcctgttgctgtataggcgagctgagagttgttataatataagactcgtggggcacacgagagaattttaatttaattccatctcggacgatatttaagacccacgagctagatgttatcttctcccactgggtggtgaaaaatttaagtctgcccccaactggtatgtcctcagtatttgttgtcttttggggggttgggtcttctaaacatggtacctctctgcttgtcgtccttaggggtccatgttgtagacctatctgtttgcctccttttgccaaacggcctcctcttaaaggctctcctgtaaaagggaatagaggattcaggaaaggctttcttcctgtcctttgcctttttgagtatgtcatctaaggttttaccaaagaggtactcaccctcacatgggattgcgcatattttagatttagattgcgcgtcccctttccagctcttcatccatagagctcttcttgcgttatttacaaggcccgcagatcttgctgccaaacggagtgagtcggcggaggcgtctgccagaaaggccgctgctcctcgtattaaggggatggctgctcttagtttttctctcgagcttttcttttcaatttgctggtctaactgatcaatccagatgatcattgaccgggccgcgcaagtactggctactgcaggtttgaatattcctgtagccgcttcccaggaacgtttaagggatgattcagccttacgatccaaaggatcgaccaatagtcccgcatcctccacaggtaaagtggattgtttggaggtagaggctacagccgcgtcgaccttagggactttggtccaagtaagaagctcctcgtcactaaacggatatttgcgttttgaggctgagggtaaaaagcctctctgatcttgcttctcccactctcttttgattaatgttttcactgctggaataaccggaaaacatctcctctttctgtctgccaaacctgcgaacattatttcttgcgcggtttgcgcacccttagactcctcacaccccatggtatttcgaatggattttaccaagttgtccacactgtctaaggggaaacatgagcgtccctcaatctctgatgaggatgatgacgctggacatgatgatagggaggcatctgacagtatcggttggtcactgtcggagtctgacacaagtgtcggtgttttagatttagaactacgcggtttttcctgggtcatgttttttagttcttctctaataatggcccgtaggtccgtaatggacactgctgccccctgtgttgtttctttaacacagtcctcacaaagttttttggggtatgagtcagggaggggctgattacacaaggcacattccctgtgcttcgttttttgtcgttttttgctctaagcgtgtaagtagagagagaaagggaaaagagagagatagggagacagcgttagcttaataggcagagttcacaactcacccagtgaagcaaataataccggatcagaaggccgagatcctgttctggaaccgtcgcttttacgagcggtgtccgaggatcctctggcgtgatctttggcggggggtactggaactccggttgtagggtccatggcacctggggatgacatctctgcatcgccgtttcagtgttagtgagcgctttaaatagagcgccaaaacgtttttttttttttttttttttttttttcgcgcatgcgcagacagTGCCGCTCCCCTGCcctggatccggcctaggcgccccggaagtccaagatccacttccggggtagcctgtatttgCGGCGGTCGGCGCGTGTGCGGCCCGGGATTCAACGCCGGGCCGCGATGGAAGGTCATCTTACCCGCTCCTGCTGCcgtaccgcacgctgggaaggacgccggtcggcctttcccggacccggccgtctgcccgctccatcagacgaggggggagccgtctaacggaactcccccgacgctgcttctgagccgcagcccctgccgttctcgcgGATACTGTGCAGGCGGCATGCAAGCCCAGGTATGCTTTCTCATTCggaagtcctgtcgttcccgcaggaacaggaaacctaaactgaggaggagaggcggaccgcccccttttatttctcaataggtttcctgttcctgcggggcggatccctctctccagtggggtgctgtcgtggcgaagagtaaaataaCTCATGTTTCCATGACACTTACTGGACCAATGCTGATACACTTTGTAAACCGGTCATCTGCTATTACATGGTCGTATAATTCATGCACCGCACGTCGGCGAAGGGCGGGAATGTGGTACGACTCGTATATATTCAGCAGGACTGTGAATAAAAGGGCAAAAATTACTGATCAAAATAAAATACTATATCTAGAGTATAGCTAAAAAATGTCGTTATTGTGCAGCCACATATATCTGCAGAATTACATAGGTGCAAatgccacattattattattaatattattatttatttatatagcagcattgattccatggtgctgtacatgagagggagctacatacaaattacagacatcCCTTACAgtgagcaaactaacaattacagactgatacagaggggcgaggacactGCCATCGCGGGCTTACATTCAACATTCTGACCATAATCAGTGCCTCTTACCGTAAGCAATGTCCAGCAGTGCGCTgtgcggtgtgtacaggtcacaagCAGCAACACAGTTCCTCTGCGTGGGCCAATTTATACTGCTATATTCCTGCACGTACAGCTCCTGCATGAGAAGCAGATGTGgagatactagtgatgagtgaacgtgctcgggtaaggtgttatctgaacatgctcgagtgctaatagagtgtcttcggagtgctcgaAAAATAGGTTTGACTCCTTGCGgacgcatgtctcacggctgttcgacagctgtaacacatgcagggattgcctgtttgctagaTACAAGTTCTTGTTATGCCTTTACCTGTCTCAAGCTGCGGATCAAGTCGTCCTCACAGGCCCTCAGACGTGTAGCATAGCAGTAACTCATGGGCAAGTAAACCTGACGGCAGTGACACCAGATGGTGCTGGGGTGGGCCGGAAACCACTGGGGAAGAAGCCTACAAGACAATGGTGGACGTTAGAGAAAATCAGTAAAGGAGAATTCACATCACTGTCCCTGCAAGATAGTTAGTAAGAGACAGGCGGTGACTAAATGTGACGCAGAGCAGTGCTGCTTaataggagttgtccactactcagaatcCCTATGTTTCCCTCTTGTAAAATAGtaccacctatactcacctccggtgctggAGCCGTTCAACCGGTGTCGGCACCCATGTCTAATTGTTACGTCACGTGAGCCCCGGGAGAGCGACACCGCCGGaggggagtataggtgttattattttacaaggggggaacatagggattcagaagagGGATGTCggaatagtggacaacccttttgaaGGGAGCCTGAAAATGACTGATCACACCCAGTACCGGTGTGCGGTGCACCCTTGGCGTTGCCGAACACTTAAGTGCAAGAAATCCAATTTGCTTGAAACTTGATGCAGGGGTCCAGGCCCATAGTCGTATGACTTTTAGTATATCCCACTAATAAAGGTATGGATAATTTTCTGGTGGTCACAGCCACCAATAATGTCATATCAGGTCTGAATAATTCTAAAAGAAACTCACCACATCTCCGGGAACAGCGTGTTCATTCCCTCCCAACTGTACACATTGAGCACAGCTAGCCAAAATTTCCCCCAAGAAGGAATCCCAATGGCACCACCTGCAACAAAAGTAAGATGCATTAGACCAaacatggaaaaaatatatatagatactgaCTATCTGCTGCAAATGGTCGGCAAGTGTGAGATGTGCTAAAGTTAAAagctcgtgtgaacctacccttactgTGAAGATTGTTGCGAGCACGGGTCATATCTGGATCATCCTGCGACACTCCGAGAAGCCGCAGAGAGGTATAACTGAGAGCCGTGCCAAATACAGTGCTCTTGTCTTCAATATGCCTACGATTAGGAGAGTTATTTACTACGGGAACATAGAACCAATATCCATCATTGTCATGTACCATTAAAAATACACAGGAACTCAATATTGAGACACTTAATCGCGACTGCCAGAGCGTGTATTCCTCTACTATGGAAAAAAAGGCGCCACCCCAACAATCTTCCAAGGGCTTGCCAAGGTGAATGATGTGACGCTTATGGAGGACCTGACCTCTACAATCAATAACAAACGTTTTTATAAATCTTGGTTTTACTGGCTGCAATTTAGATCCTGTGGTGAATATCTGGCTCTAACTGGGGATAACTGAATCCGCATTTTCTCTAGCCCCATCCTTACATACATCCACCTTTCACCTCTCCTTCCTGCCCTCCCACCTtccctctcttctctttctctcttctgcttctctctctTTTTCTTCTGAACTTACTCATATGTTGCTTTTAGATCACTTTGACCCAGATTATGTTTAGGGAATTAATATTCTGCCTTCAATCTATGTTTTATGATGAGGTCCTAGTCTGGGTGCCAGATCCTTGGAAATGATAACACTGTCTATGGTTACTACTTTCTCATCGTGATTTTTCTTCATTTTGGCACAGTTAGTGCCTTGTGATtgtatttctttccttcttttctaactcaataaataaagaaaaaaaacccaTAGAATCTATAATTACCAATTTGATTTttggcaaacaaaaaacaaaaagaagtaATTCACGACCAAATCCACGTCTAAAAAGAactcattaaaggggctgtccaccatTCGGACATGCCCTTCTCAGCTGCTATATTTCCcagtataaaataaaaaagcatctACTAACCAGTGCCATTCCAGCAGCATCAGGTCTCCTAGGGCTCACTTAATGTTATGCcgcgtgagcactgcagccaatcagcggctgctTCATGTGCTGGTGAACGTGTAGAAGTCCGTTCCTTACAGGGCAGGTGCTGGctttgttatatacagtatatgtcgttGACAGCGGCATTGAAAAAGTTTGGTTGCCAATACACGCCTATACCATCACCAATCGCGATGTGATTGGGGGTTGCCACAGCTACAGAATTGACATTTTTTGGGTCACCATGCCTTCCCCCCCAAAATGCAATGAAAAGAAATCATACATACCTCAATAAATACTATGGCTCGCTAATCAATACATAAAAAAAAGTCCTCACAGAAGAAAAATAAAGCTATTTGCATCAGAAAATAGCAAtcgaaaacaatatatatataaatttaaatctgctaaaacaaacaaacaaaacaagaaCTATACTAGCTAGGTATGACTGTCATTGTACTGACCTAAGGAATCAATGTCAAGTCATTTTTTCCCACACACCTAATGCAGTAAACAGTAAAACCCAAACatttgtgttttttgcttttttttctcaccATTTCATTCCACTTGAAATTTTATTTTACCCGTTTTTTCAGCCATTATACAGTTAACTCAATTATGCCAATCAAAACTATAACTCGTCCatccaacagaaaaaaaaagttatggctcttggaagaaggggagaaaaaaaaataaaggaaaatgcaaaaacaaacaaacaaataaacaaacaaaatacCTGTTTAAAAATTAAATGGTAatgcaaagtttaaaaaaataaataaatactctggAAACTTGTCAATTAACCTTTGGCTAGTGCTCTCACAGTCGGTCTAGATAAACCTAGAAGTAAACcttaagggcagtctcacacgtccagataattccggtaccggaaaaaaatcggtaccggagttatccgtgtccgtgtgcccgtgagctcacgtaggccatacgtgcagcacacgtgtgccacccgtgtggcgagtgggtaccacacggagcgtgcagacagcgctaaagtttagcgctgtcccctgcatcgtgctgaagccgccattcatatgttctctgcagcagcctttgctgcagagaagatatgaataatagtgtttaaaagacagatctatgtgtccgccgcccccccaccccctgtgcgcccccccccccgctgttctgaaaatactcacccgctcccacgttggctgtcactccttcctctctgccccgtgccttctactgtatgcggtcacgtggggccgcgattacagtcatgaataggcggctccacctcccataggggtggagccgactattcatgattgtaaatgagccgccccacgtgaccgcatacagtggaagccgcggggcagagaggaaggagcgacagccaacgtgggacgcgggtgagtattttctgaccagcaggggggcgcacagggggtgggggggcggcggacacatagatctgtcttttaaacactattattcatatcttctctgcagcaaaggctgctgcagagaacatatgaatggcggcttcagcaccatgtgggggggacagcgcttactgtagcgctgtctcctgcacgcacacggactgcagacggagaatgtccgtgtgaggtccgtgttttacacggacccattgactttaatgggtccgtgtaatacgtgcgctcccacgaatactgacatgtctccgtgtttggcacacagagacacggtccgcaaaaaatcaatgacatctgcacagatgcattgattttaatgggtctacgtgtgtcagtgtctccggtacgtgaggaaactgtcaccacacgtactgaagacactgacgtgtgaaaccggcctaaaggtatCCTGcacaattaggctatgttcacacgctgtggTTTTAGCTGCGTTTccacagctgtgggtccgcagcagtttcccctgagtttacagtacaatgtaaacctatgggaaacgcaatccgcagtgcacatgctgcggaaaaaaacgtgcggaaacgcagcggtttacatttccgcagcatgtcaattctttgtgcggattccacagcggtttacacctgctccacaataggaatccgcacaaaatccgaaaTAAATCCACAgtaattctgcaggaaatccgcaggtaaaacccagtgccttttacctgcggtttggaaaaatccgcagaccccaaaaagacgtgtgcacatacccttatacatacAAAGGGCAAAGTCAGATGGCCGTATAGATCGGACAGAGATTGCACCTCAGTGCTCGGACAGAATGCAGTTCTCCTGACCtgagagtgacagctgcatagaaatacatgaacctGTCACGCTCGGGCTGGGAGAGTcaccggccagtccatgcattgcagtctgatCTCAGTGCGatttatacggctgtctgactgTGCGCATATACAGCGCACATAGATTCTGCACCCTGCTTTATGTATGCGGCATGGGTGATCACAAAATATGAAGTCAGTCAGATACTCACAGGCCCCATCCGCCATCAGGTAGCTGCACAGATCGCAGGTAGCGCACCATCTCCTTCTTGGTAGCGTCAGGGAGGGGTGTCTGTGTCACGTGACATACAATAAGGAGACCTAAAAAGTGTCACaggtttaggccacattcacaagttTTTTTcacatacatgaaaaactgaccaagtttcatcagtgatttttggtcagagtttcatccaagtgtcatcagtttttctataTTCTTTTCCAACATAACACTCCGTAAAAACAgaccacactcggatgtcatctaaCTGCtggccattttttttacggacccttaggctgccgtcacactagcagtattcggtcagtattttacatcagtatttgtaagccaaaaccaggagtggaacaaatagatgaaaagtataatagaaacatatgcaccacttctgtatttatcacccacgcctggttttggcttacaaatactgatgtaaaatactgaccaaatcctgctagtgtgacggcagccttagtcttGCCGTGCTGTTTATGATCAGACACTCAGATCACAGTTGTTGCACTCGGTCTCCGGAAAATCACGGACATATGACTGACCGCATTCACTATTGTAGGTGCGAGCGCTATCCGTGGAAAACACTGATAGCACTCTTATGAGAAGTCTGAAGGAGGACTTACCGTGAGTATATTCTATGGCAGACAGATCTAGTCATAGTGGTCCAATGTCGCTGAAAAGCCTCACCTGGCATCAAGAACAGTGGTCCGCCATAATCCCCCGCCCAATGCCCATCCTCCGCTTGTAAGGCAGAATAAAAAGTTAGTCCATTTTCTGCTCCATCGTGGGCCGTATGCGCCTTGGGTAAGTCTTTAAAAAACTCGTTCTGCAGGAAGCAAAATCCGCGTTATTGATGATCAGCGCCATTTACAGATCCTAGAACAGATCAGACATTCagctcatctgctatgaacgccgggCACAGGGCTGCGCTCAAAGCAGATCGGCAATGACAAAAATGTCCCCAGAGGTGGACaacccctggtgtttgctctcctgCAGTTAAAGGGAGGGTTTCACtttctaataataaaataatattatagTTATTTAAAGGGATTTTAATACTGGATCATTTTTTTGCTCTAAAATCCTTAGCGTATAATACGGGCTGAATTTAAGTAGTCTTATGTACCGGGTCCAGCCCCAGAGAGTGCGCCTCCAGGGCAGTTTGTGGGCGATCTTCTCCCTCCACATAGCGCCAGGTTTGCCTGCCCTCCGTACACGAGAGGCGCCAGCGTGTGAGGTCTGTTGCTGGATCGGTCTTGTACGGACCCCCCCTTCTGCGGAGACGCCTGGAACAAAACATTGCAAAATTACTTTTTAGGTTTCTTTCATTACAATGACTACAGTACGTGGACTAAAATATCGGACAACTGCATAAATAGCAACTCCCATTTATAAGCAGGAGTGATGACATGAGTAGAATACTACAAAATCACTCCGGGGCTGTAAGCACCAAAAACTGATTCTATTCAAGGCTATATGATGCAATAGTGTTAGATCAGGCAGCACATTTGTAAAGTTTGCTTTTCTACAGTCTGTGCTCCCCCATATGCCTATGCAGCAGAGATTCCAGGGACCGTCCCCATACAGCTGCCTAATACTCACGTTCCTTCACTCATTTCTCTGCGCTTCACCTGGTTACAGTCTAACGATAGATCCATCCTTTAAAACCAAAGTGGCTACTGCATTAAACGCAAAGCATTCTAGGACTTGTAGTTCTTGAAGCTCCCCAAGCCCTAGTAAGTGTTACAGTAAAGGACTACATTTCCCAGACAACACCACGCCTCCAGATTTACGTCACACTATCCTGACATGAGCAGAGGCAGCAGGAACCAATCACGGCGCAGATAGATGTATACACGTAGGCGGGGCCATCAGCTACCAGCCAATGGGTGATGAGAAATATGGAATAGCGTGTTCCTTCCAGCGCTGTCGCTGCTGTAGTTGTGCAGCTGGTCTCGTAGTGAGAGGTCAGAGCTGTCGGGAGACGGAGAAGCTGCGGCTTTGTGTAGTGATAGCATTGACAATTACAGCACGACCTCATATTAGTGTGCGGATGGTATGCAGAGTGAAAGGAACGTGTTAGCCCCTTCTATAACACCCTGACACTCAGTAGGTGACATACACCCTGAAAGGGTCCTTCCTAAAAATAAAAGTTCTCCTCCTTCCATAGGTCCCACAAGTGGGACCCTCAAAAATGGGTGTTATGGGCTCACCTGGAGAGGTGGAGCCACTAAGTCGTTGTGCCAGGTGATGATTCAGTGGACTGGCCTCACCGGACAGCATGTGAATAGCGAGGActagcagagctggatgtgcaaGGCAGCAAGAGGAGCAGCACAGCTGGAAGTGCTAGatgcagcagagttaagaatgcaGTCGGCACCTTGAACAGCAGACAAATAGGCTGTTGGATACCTTGATGCTGCAGAGTTGAGTGTGCAGACAGCACTGTGAATCAGCTGAAATGAGAAGGCGGACAAGTACCTCCATACAAGTGTGCAGACAGCTCCTTGGATTAGCAGAGATAAGTTGGTTGTCAGCTCCTGGTTGTAGCAgagttgtatgtgcacacagcacCCAGGAACAGCAGAGCTGTGTTGGGATTAAGGCACCTTACTGCAGAAGAGCTGAACACAATCGGAAATGTGGATAGAATCCTATACAGTGAGTGGTAGCAGCGTGCACCTGCTACCTCAATACTCCGGCCGTGCACAGGTGCCTGACCTGAAAAGATCTTATCATAGGTGCGTGCCACGTTACTATAG harbors:
- the LOC143784330 gene encoding lanosterol synthase-like isoform X3 → MDLSLDCNQVKRREMSEGTRLRRRGGPYKTDPATDLTRWRLSCTEGRQTWRYVEGEDRPQTALEAHSLGLDPNEFFKDLPKAHTAHDGAENGLTFYSALQAEDGHWAGDYGGPLFLMPGLLIVCHVTQTPLPDATKKEMVRYLRSVQLPDGGWGLHIEDKSTVFGTALSYTSLRLLGVSQDDPDMTRARNNLHSKGGAIGIPSWGKFWLAVLNVYSWEGMNTLFPEMWLLPQWFPAHPSTIWCHCRQVYLPMSYCYATRLRACEDDLIRSLRQELYVQEYSSINWPTQRNCVAACDLYTPHSALLDIAYVLLNIYESYHIPALRRRAVHELYDHVIADDRFTKCISIGPISKVINMLVRWHVDGPESPSFQEHVDRIPDYLWLGLDGMKMQGTNGSQLWDTAFAIQAYLEAGAHRKKLFEKTLEKAHEFLRITQIPDNPPEYKKFYRQMNKGGFPFSTRDCGWIVADCTAEGLKSAMLLQENCSFLSEHIPRSRLRDAVDVLLSMKNSDGGFATYETKRGGRLLEKLNPSEVFDSFTRCYWTEPLSFLILMDWCIHLWLVPHWRCSSFLSYVTSTLVN
- the LOC143784330 gene encoding lanosterol synthase-like isoform X2 gives rise to the protein MDLSLDCNQVKRREMSEGTRLRRRGGPYKTDPATDLTRWRLSCTEGRQTWRYVEGEDRPQTALEAHSLGLDPNEFFKDLPKAHTAHDGAENGLTFYSALQAEDGHWAGDYGGPLFLMPGLLIVCHVTQTPLPDATKKEMVRYLRSVQLPDGGWGLHIEDKSTVFGTALSYTSLRLLGVSQDDPDMTRARNNLHSKGGAIGIPSWGKFWLAVLNVYSWEGMNTLFPEMWLLPQWFPAHPSTIWCHCRQVYLPMSYCYATRLRACEDDLIRSLRQELYVQEYSSINWPTQRNCVAACDLYTPHSALLDIAYVLLNIYESYHIPALRRRAVHELYDHVIADDRFTKCISIGPERRTAPFYFSIGFLFLRGGSLSPVGCCRGLTKRALPISKVINMLVRWHVDGPESPSFQEHVDRIPDYLWLGLDGMKMQGTNGSQLWDTAFAIQAYLEAGAHRKKLFEKTLEKAHEFLRITQIPDNPPEYKKFYRQMNKGGFPFSTRDCGWIVADCTAEGLKSAMLLQENCSFLSEHIPRSRLRDAVDVLLSMKNSDGGFATYETKRGGRLLEKLNPSEVFDSFTRCYWTEPLSFLILMDWCIHLWLVPHWRCSSFLSYVTSTLVN
- the LOC143784330 gene encoding lanosterol synthase-like isoform X1 — encoded protein: MDLSLDCNQVKRREMSEGTRLRRRGGPYKTDPATDLTRWRLSCTEGRQTWRYVEGEDRPQTALEAHSLGLDPNEFFKDLPKAHTAHDGAENGLTFYSALQAEDGHWAGDYGGPLFLMPGLLIVCHVTQTPLPDATKKEMVRYLRSVQLPDGGWGLHIEDKSTVFGTALSYTSLRLLGVSQDDPDMTRARNNLHSKGGAIGIPSWGKFWLAVLNVYSWEGMNTLFPEMWLLPQWFPAHPSTIWCHCRQVYLPMSYCYATRLRACEDDLIRSLRQELYVQEYSSINWPTQRNCVAACDLYTPHSALLDIAYVLLNIYESYHIPALRRRAVHELYDHVIADDRFTKCISIGPEERRTAPFYFSIGFLFLRGGSLSPVGCCRGLTKRALPISKVINMLVRWHVDGPESPSFQEHVDRIPDYLWLGLDGMKMQGTNGSQLWDTAFAIQAYLEAGAHRKKLFEKTLEKAHEFLRITQIPDNPPEYKKFYRQMNKGGFPFSTRDCGWIVADCTAEGLKSAMLLQENCSFLSEHIPRSRLRDAVDVLLSMKNSDGGFATYETKRGGRLLEKLNPSEVFDSFTRCYWTEPLSFLILMDWCIHLWLVPHWRCSSFLSYVTSTLVN